Proteins found in one Oncorhynchus keta strain PuntledgeMale-10-30-2019 chromosome 2, Oket_V2, whole genome shotgun sequence genomic segment:
- the LOC118402110 gene encoding mini-chromosome maintenance complex-binding protein-like isoform X1 has product MPSSHDWINNPLSVVKGMFEEDFIIDRNTPQHTPQTSPLLKKLDMDVLVWCGYTWSVVVRPVGCTAKFSKRRQFMSYYLSMSLHTNTMNSLHLVPTKDSVANQLVSGALQLARDTALFLDEMQLEQGQLDTSGVWNIPALGNMISWQKVDYDFNYHKVEFPCNINVLITSEGRSLLPVSTKASNKILLATSAIPSDKYVCVVKCLCS; this is encoded by the exons ATGCCTTCATCTCATGATTGGATAAACAACCCCTTGAGCGTTGTCAAAGGGATGTTTG AAGAGGATtttattatagacagaaataCTCCCCAGCACACCCCTCAAACAAGCCCGCTGTTGAAGAAGCTGGATATGGATGTCCTGGTCTGGTgcggttacacgtggtctgtggttgtgaggccggttggatgtactgccaagttctctaaaaggaggcagtttatg TCTTACTATCTCAGTATGAGCCTCCACACCAACACCATGAACAGCCTGCATCTGGTGCCCACGAAGGACTCTGTGGCTAACCAGCTGGTGAGTGGAGCCTTGCAGCTGGCCAGGGACACTGCCCTCTTCCTGGATGAGATGCAGCTGGAGCAGGGTCAACTGGACACCTCAG GTGTCTGGAACATCCCGGCTCTGGGGAACATGATTTCCTGGCAGAAGGTCGATTATGACTTCAACTACCACAAGGTGGAATTCCCCTGCAATATTAACGTGCTCATCACGTCAGAGGGCAGATCCCTGCTACCAGTGAGCACAAAGGcgtcaaataaaattttattggcCACATCCGCAATACCGTctgataagtatgtgtgtgtagtgaaatgcttgtgttcctag
- the LOC118402110 gene encoding mini-chromosome maintenance complex-binding protein-like isoform X2 yields MPSSHDWINNPLSVVKGMFEDFIIDRNTPQHTPQTSPLLKKLDMDVLVWCGYTWSVVVRPVGCTAKFSKRRQFMSYYLSMSLHTNTMNSLHLVPTKDSVANQLVSGALQLARDTALFLDEMQLEQGQLDTSGVWNIPALGNMISWQKVDYDFNYHKVEFPCNINVLITSEGRSLLPVSTKASNKILLATSAIPSDKYVCVVKCLCS; encoded by the exons ATGCCTTCATCTCATGATTGGATAAACAACCCCTTGAGCGTTGTCAAAGGGATGTTTG AGGATtttattatagacagaaataCTCCCCAGCACACCCCTCAAACAAGCCCGCTGTTGAAGAAGCTGGATATGGATGTCCTGGTCTGGTgcggttacacgtggtctgtggttgtgaggccggttggatgtactgccaagttctctaaaaggaggcagtttatg TCTTACTATCTCAGTATGAGCCTCCACACCAACACCATGAACAGCCTGCATCTGGTGCCCACGAAGGACTCTGTGGCTAACCAGCTGGTGAGTGGAGCCTTGCAGCTGGCCAGGGACACTGCCCTCTTCCTGGATGAGATGCAGCTGGAGCAGGGTCAACTGGACACCTCAG GTGTCTGGAACATCCCGGCTCTGGGGAACATGATTTCCTGGCAGAAGGTCGATTATGACTTCAACTACCACAAGGTGGAATTCCCCTGCAATATTAACGTGCTCATCACGTCAGAGGGCAGATCCCTGCTACCAGTGAGCACAAAGGcgtcaaataaaattttattggcCACATCCGCAATACCGTctgataagtatgtgtgtgtagtgaaatgcttgtgttcctag
- the LOC118402110 gene encoding mini-chromosome maintenance complex-binding protein-like isoform X3 produces the protein MLASFLRGAVNLFFPQEEDFIIDRNTPQHTPQTSPLLKKLDMDVLVWCGYTWSVVVRPVGCTAKFSKRRQFMSYYLSMSLHTNTMNSLHLVPTKDSVANQLVSGALQLARDTALFLDEMQLEQGQLDTSGVWNIPALGNMISWQKVDYDFNYHKVEFPCNINVLITSEGRSLLPVSTKASNKILLATSAIPSDKYVCVVKCLCS, from the exons atgttagctagcttctTAAG GGGTGCAGTCAATTTGTTTTTCCCCCAAGAAGAGGATtttattatagacagaaataCTCCCCAGCACACCCCTCAAACAAGCCCGCTGTTGAAGAAGCTGGATATGGATGTCCTGGTCTGGTgcggttacacgtggtctgtggttgtgaggccggttggatgtactgccaagttctctaaaaggaggcagtttatg TCTTACTATCTCAGTATGAGCCTCCACACCAACACCATGAACAGCCTGCATCTGGTGCCCACGAAGGACTCTGTGGCTAACCAGCTGGTGAGTGGAGCCTTGCAGCTGGCCAGGGACACTGCCCTCTTCCTGGATGAGATGCAGCTGGAGCAGGGTCAACTGGACACCTCAG GTGTCTGGAACATCCCGGCTCTGGGGAACATGATTTCCTGGCAGAAGGTCGATTATGACTTCAACTACCACAAGGTGGAATTCCCCTGCAATATTAACGTGCTCATCACGTCAGAGGGCAGATCCCTGCTACCAGTGAGCACAAAGGcgtcaaataaaattttattggcCACATCCGCAATACCGTctgataagtatgtgtgtgtagtgaaatgcttgtgttcctag
- the LOC118402110 gene encoding mini-chromosome maintenance complex-binding protein-like isoform X4 — protein MDVLVWCGYTWSVVVRPVGCTAKFSKRRQFMSYYLSMSLHTNTMNSLHLVPTKDSVANQLVSGALQLARDTALFLDEMQLEQGQLDTSGVWNIPALGNMISWQKVDYDFNYHKVEFPCNINVLITSEGRSLLPVSTKASNKILLATSAIPSDKYVCVVKCLCS, from the exons ATGGATGTCCTGGTCTGGTgcggttacacgtggtctgtggttgtgaggccggttggatgtactgccaagttctctaaaaggaggcagtttatg TCTTACTATCTCAGTATGAGCCTCCACACCAACACCATGAACAGCCTGCATCTGGTGCCCACGAAGGACTCTGTGGCTAACCAGCTGGTGAGTGGAGCCTTGCAGCTGGCCAGGGACACTGCCCTCTTCCTGGATGAGATGCAGCTGGAGCAGGGTCAACTGGACACCTCAG GTGTCTGGAACATCCCGGCTCTGGGGAACATGATTTCCTGGCAGAAGGTCGATTATGACTTCAACTACCACAAGGTGGAATTCCCCTGCAATATTAACGTGCTCATCACGTCAGAGGGCAGATCCCTGCTACCAGTGAGCACAAAGGcgtcaaataaaattttattggcCACATCCGCAATACCGTctgataagtatgtgtgtgtagtgaaatgcttgtgttcctag